Proteins encoded in a region of the Vicia villosa cultivar HV-30 ecotype Madison, WI linkage group LG5, Vvil1.0, whole genome shotgun sequence genome:
- the LOC131607404 gene encoding extensin-like encodes MLIKQHQIKLPMILNAILMFFYITLSLINTVESRKLDETATVPTPNNTDVKCAPSCGGYAPPPPPPPQNCPPPPSPPPPSPKKPPSSQNCPPPPSPSSYIYITGPPGNLYPIDENFSGVNHRHHRSLAVILLSLAVACLGVISI; translated from the coding sequence atGTTAATCAAACAACATCAAATCAAACTACCAATGATCCTAAACGCAATCCTTATGTTTTTCTACATCACTCTTTCACTGATCAACACCGTTGAATCAAGAAAACTTGACGAGACAGCAACAGTGCCTACACCAAACAATACTGATGTAAAGTGTGCACCATCATGTGGTGGCTACGCTCCACCACCGCCTCCGCCTCCACAAAACTGTCCTCCACCACCCTCACCACCACCGCCGTCTCCAAAGAAACCACCCTCATCACAAAACTGTCCCCCACCACCCTCACCGTCTTCCTACATATACATAACCGGTCCTCCGGGGAACTTGTATCCCATCGATGAGAATTTCAGCGGAGTCAACCACCGCCACCACCGGAGTCTCGCCGTTATATTGTTGTCACTCGCGGTTGCTTGTTTGGGCGTGATTTCTATTTAG